One Danio rerio strain Tuebingen ecotype United States chromosome 22, GRCz12tu, whole genome shotgun sequence genomic window carries:
- the fam20cl gene encoding extracellular serine/threonine protein kinase FAM20C isoform X2, with translation MSFPNYGQALFKPMKQERHEETNVNLYYFSDFERHNAEIAAFHLDRILGFRRIPPVIGRLINVIKEIKEVTTDHKLVTTFFNSPVGNTCFHGHCSYYCSTEHAVCGRPIKLEGSLAVMLPDLSLAPRHSWRSPWRRSYSRTNQAEWETNSNYCDTVKQTPPYDRGTRLVDVIDMSILDFLMSNMDRHHYETFEKFGNDTFLIHLDNGRAFGRHSKDEPSILAPLVQCCRVRRSTLLRLRLLSLPPYRLSDVMRASLSRDPLAEVAPLLTEPHLSALDRRLETVMQAIQDCLQQHQHHSDVIYDDIMDYPQA, from the exons ATGTCTTTTCCTAATTATGGACAGGCACTTTTCAAACCCATGAA ACAGGAACGGCATGAGGAAACCAATGTGAATCTGTATTACTTTTCTGACTTTGAGAGGCACAATGCTGAGATCGCAGCCTTCCACTTGGACAG GATACTGGGTTTCAGGAGGATTCCTCCAGTGATTGGCAGACTTATTAATGTCATTAAAGAGATCAAGGAGGTCACCACTGACCATAAACTGGTCACAACGTTTTTCAATTCCCCAG TGGGTAATACATGTTTTCACGGCCATTGTTCGTATTACTGCTCCACTGAGCATGCTGTCTGTGGGCGTCCTATCAAGCTAGAAGGCTCTTTAGCGGTTATGCTGCCAGACCTGTCTCTGGCTCCACGCCACTCATGGAGGAGTCCCTGGAGGAGGTCCTACAGTCGAACCAATCAGGCTGA GTGGGAGACAAATTCCAACTACTGTGACACAGTAAAACAGACTCCTCCTTATGACCGGGGCACTCGATTAGTGGATGTGATCGACATGAGCATTCTGGACTTTCTCATGA GTAACATGGACAGGCACCACTATGAAACATTTGAGAAGTTTGGCAACGACACATTTCTTATACACTTAGATAATGGAAGAGC GTTTGGACGTCACTCAAAAGATGAACCTTCTATATTGGCTCCTCTTGTGCAGTGCTGCAG GGTCCGTCGCTCGACGTTGCTTCGTTTACGTCTGCTCTCTCTCCCACCTTATCGGCTGAGCGATGTCATGCGAGCGTCTTTATCTAGGGACCCCCTTGCAGAGGTCGCACCTCTCCTTACTGAACCACATCTTTCTGCTTTAGATCGGCGCCTGGAAACAGTCATGCAAGCCATCCAAGACTGTCTGCAGCAGCATCAACATCACAGTGATGTCATATATGATGACATCATGGATTACCCTCAGGCTTGA